One genomic segment of Zymoseptoria tritici IPO323 chromosome 5, whole genome shotgun sequence includes these proteins:
- the MgMsg5 gene encoding dual-specificity protein phosphatase (Dual-specificity protein phosphatase related to yeast Msg5 that is required for maintenance of a low level of signaling through the cell wall integrity pathway; regulates and is regulated by Slt2p; also required for adaptive response to pheromone.), whose amino-acid sequence MEDKPEAYPDGPICVYDPRIDLYLEPTAEQARQYDVIMNVASEVRNPLVKHDVPPPSQAKEPEYIHIPWEHNSDIVPDLLRLVKLIDERVMEGKRILIHCQCGVSRSASLVVAYGIYKNSDASVQEAYDAVKKRSKWIGPNMNLIMQLQEFRSSLAR is encoded by the exons ATGGAAGACAAGCCGGAAGCGTATCCCGATGGACCCATTTGTGTTTACGACCCGCGAATAGATCTGTACCTCGAACCGACGGCAGAACAGGCGAGACAGTATGATGTGATTATGAACGTGGCGAGTGAGGTGCGGAATCCCTTGGTGAAGCATGATGTGCCTCCACCT TCTCAAGCAAAAGAACCGGAGTACATTCACATCCCGTGGGAACATAACAGCGACATCGTTCCCGATCTACTACGACTCGTCAAACTCATCGACGAGCGAGTGATGGAAGGCAAACGCATCCTCATTCACTGCCAATGCGGAGTCAGCCGATCTGCAagcctcgtcgtcgcctatGGCATCTACAAGAATTCAGATGCCAGCGTGCAAGAAGCATACGACGCGGTCAAGAAGCGGAGTAAATGGATCGGTCCGAACATGAATTTGATCATGCAACTCCAAGAGTTTCGATCAAGTCTTG